The proteins below are encoded in one region of Metabacillus dongyingensis:
- a CDS encoding spore germination protein produces the protein MGRFLTKLKKICLKKDTDTDFVNLHNTRHLNSNIQASNEKTITEATYEKTLTELGDSFDLVHRSFNQDEIYIIYLSSLVDSHTLEWEILSPLRKMAFNNLDKSFQQSLFKRENNQKEVINGILDGNVAMFAGENTYLINVSGLEERSISQSETETVINGPHDSFNEVLKTNVSLIRRRVRSPRLKMIKLSVGEISKTKVLLIYIEGIANMDIVNHLKERIQLVKADSITDSNVLIQIIDDHQHSPFPQFYTTERPDIAVTKLYAGKIIGLVDDSPTIFCTPSSFFDFFESPDDYNQRWIIGTGVRILRYMALFITLILTAFYVSICTFHYEMIPQSLLQSIQQSRSRVPFPPIVEAIFLEIVIELLREAGARLPTKIGQTIGIVGGIVIGQAAVEAGITSNILIIVVAVSAIASFIVPSYIMSSSIRIVRFLFIFTAGFFGNIGIFFTLGILTIHLTGLTNLSSPYFMPVSPIFFKDWMDSIVRGPFYKIMKGQPAQSLMQNDAEKERN, from the coding sequence ATGGGTCGCTTTCTTACAAAACTCAAAAAGATTTGCTTAAAAAAGGATACAGATACAGATTTTGTTAATCTGCATAATACGCGTCATTTGAATAGTAATATACAAGCTTCTAATGAAAAAACAATTACAGAAGCTACTTATGAAAAGACACTTACAGAATTAGGGGATAGTTTTGACCTTGTACATCGTTCATTTAATCAGGATGAAATTTACATTATTTATTTAAGCTCATTAGTAGATTCCCACACATTAGAGTGGGAAATACTGTCACCTTTAAGAAAAATGGCATTTAATAATTTGGATAAATCGTTTCAACAGTCACTATTTAAAAGAGAAAATAATCAAAAAGAAGTAATAAATGGAATATTAGATGGTAATGTAGCAATGTTCGCAGGGGAGAATACATATTTAATAAATGTATCAGGATTAGAGGAACGCTCTATTTCACAATCTGAAACAGAAACTGTAATAAATGGGCCTCATGATTCCTTTAATGAAGTATTAAAAACAAACGTTTCGTTGATTAGAAGAAGAGTCAGAAGTCCTCGCTTAAAAATGATTAAGTTATCTGTTGGAGAAATTTCAAAAACAAAAGTTCTTTTAATCTACATTGAGGGTATTGCAAATATGGATATTGTGAATCATCTGAAAGAGAGGATTCAATTAGTTAAAGCTGATTCCATAACTGACTCCAATGTTTTGATTCAAATAATAGATGATCATCAACATTCGCCATTCCCACAATTTTATACCACTGAAAGGCCAGATATAGCTGTGACAAAACTATATGCTGGAAAGATAATCGGACTTGTCGATGATAGTCCAACCATTTTTTGTACACCTTCTAGTTTCTTTGATTTTTTTGAGTCACCAGATGACTATAATCAGCGTTGGATTATAGGAACAGGGGTTAGGATTCTGCGATACATGGCTTTATTTATTACATTAATACTCACAGCTTTTTATGTCTCTATATGTACATTTCATTACGAAATGATTCCACAATCCCTCCTTCAAAGCATTCAGCAGTCTAGGAGCAGAGTACCTTTTCCGCCTATCGTTGAAGCTATATTTTTAGAAATAGTAATTGAACTGCTAAGGGAGGCGGGTGCGAGACTGCCTACAAAAATTGGTCAAACAATTGGAATTGTAGGCGGTATTGTGATTGGCCAAGCAGCTGTTGAAGCTGGGATTACTAGTAATATTTTAATAATTGTTGTAGCTGTATCGGCCATTGCTTCATTCATAGTCCCAAGTTATATTATGAGTTCTTCCATTAGGATCGTTAGGTTCCTATTTATTTTTACGGCAGGATTTTTTGGGAATATTGGGATTTTTTTCACGTTAGGAATATTAACCATTCACTTAACTGGGTTAACAAATTTATCTTCACCTTATTTTATGCCGGTTTCCCCAATCTTTTTCAAAGATTGGATGGATAGTATTGTGAGAGGGCCTTTTTATAAAATAATGAAGGGGCAACCAGCACAATCTTTGATGCAAAACGATGCTGAAAAAGAGAGGAATTAA
- a CDS encoding GerAB/ArcD/ProY family transporter, whose protein sequence is MLKKRGIKGDNMKERLHPFQLSILIHMAQNGLVVYSLPRLTAEYFGTNGWLSIIFIFVLVNINIMMIAIIYKLGKGRSIFEIIEATVPKWVMVPIYLFIIGVWIGMASMIMKSYIFIYKMIFFPALPVSLFIILFSLLGFQLLRGGIYKISKAIMVLFGFVIPMIFLLFYLIPEFDFARYTTFFFKGETDFSKGAFHVYTAFLGIEVSILFFPMVEKKWTKALFIGNFFSMATCLIVVFMSFGFFSFDQILNDLYPVMTLFEYTEVQFLSRAENLCFSVYAFKILAIIVMYYWGAQQIFSNITKSIKPDFWIFIILASGFILALVPETLVDVEKWLKWLSYCAIGIAWALPIFVLCILFIQSLKNPINRETDHAK, encoded by the coding sequence ATGCTGAAAAAGAGAGGAATTAAAGGTGATAATATGAAGGAACGGCTCCATCCATTTCAATTATCTATACTAATCCATATGGCTCAAAATGGTCTCGTTGTGTATAGTTTACCTCGATTAACTGCCGAATATTTCGGAACAAATGGCTGGTTAAGTATTATTTTCATTTTCGTACTCGTTAATATTAATATTATGATGATTGCGATCATTTATAAGCTGGGTAAAGGAAGGTCAATTTTTGAAATCATTGAGGCGACGGTTCCCAAATGGGTAATGGTGCCCATCTATTTGTTTATCATCGGTGTATGGATTGGAATGGCAAGCATGATTATGAAGTCATATATCTTTATATATAAAATGATCTTTTTTCCAGCTTTACCTGTCTCACTTTTTATCATTTTATTTTCTTTGCTTGGTTTTCAATTATTAAGAGGTGGAATCTACAAGATTTCTAAAGCAATTATGGTTTTATTCGGCTTCGTAATTCCGATGATTTTTTTGCTTTTTTATCTTATTCCAGAATTTGATTTTGCACGTTATACTACTTTCTTTTTTAAAGGAGAAACAGATTTTTCTAAGGGGGCATTTCATGTTTATACAGCCTTTTTGGGTATTGAAGTTTCCATTCTTTTTTTCCCTATGGTAGAAAAAAAATGGACTAAAGCACTTTTTATTGGAAATTTTTTCTCTATGGCAACCTGTTTGATTGTAGTCTTTATGAGCTTTGGCTTTTTTAGCTTCGATCAAATATTAAATGATCTATACCCAGTTATGACATTGTTTGAATATACAGAAGTTCAGTTCCTTTCACGAGCCGAAAATCTCTGCTTTTCCGTTTATGCATTCAAGATATTAGCAATAATTGTAATGTATTATTGGGGAGCTCAGCAAATTTTTAGTAATATAACTAAAAGTATTAAGCCTGATTTTTGGATATTCATAATACTAGCAAGTGGTTTTATCCTTGCATTGGTCCCAGAAACCTTGGTGGATGTCGAAAAGTGGTTAAAGTGGCTGAGTTATTGTGCAATTGGTATAGCATGGGCATTACCGATCTTTGTGTTATGCATCCTTTTTATTCAAAGTCTTAAAAACCCGATTAATAGGGAGACAGATCATGCAAAATAA
- a CDS encoding Ger(x)C family spore germination protein, whose amino-acid sequence MQNKITVLIAICWLFLTGCGESNIIEDLAIIEAVAFDMSESKENPINTTVLFPTVTKEGKFDSTTLTANGKSSHDTFLKLQNSTNLKIVGGQSTILFGEDLSKKGLMNVVKTFTRDPEVSTRVKFAIVEGKGEELLKKKIPSVEDNAEYLFTFIDKLGSQNKVFNTDKYRFLRDYYDDGIDPVLPVFSYEGENIELKGLGTFNGDQYVTLLTLSETQILNFLSGDIKNGELMISINDEESGENCQLLLSSINSDNANKVNTRNLSVEVILDLKGSVLEYTGTLDLSEEKYQRQLEKQVEDYLITNSKKLLSKLQEYQTDPIGIGKFVRNRLSYERWNKMNWNKTFSNLNFKVKVKVDLTNTGKSK is encoded by the coding sequence ATGCAAAATAAAATTACTGTATTGATCGCAATATGTTGGTTGTTTTTAACAGGTTGTGGAGAAAGTAATATTATTGAAGATTTAGCAATTATAGAAGCTGTTGCTTTCGATATGTCGGAAAGTAAAGAAAATCCAATAAATACAACAGTCCTTTTTCCCACTGTTACTAAAGAAGGAAAGTTTGATTCTACGACTCTTACTGCTAATGGAAAATCATCTCATGACACCTTCCTCAAACTTCAAAATTCAACAAATTTAAAGATAGTTGGAGGGCAGAGTACGATTCTCTTTGGGGAGGACCTGTCAAAAAAAGGACTTATGAATGTTGTTAAGACGTTTACAAGGGATCCAGAAGTCTCAACTCGCGTTAAATTTGCTATCGTGGAGGGAAAAGGAGAAGAACTTCTTAAAAAAAAGATACCCTCTGTTGAAGATAATGCTGAATACCTTTTTACGTTCATCGATAAATTAGGCTCTCAAAATAAAGTTTTTAATACTGATAAATATCGTTTTTTAAGAGATTATTACGACGATGGTATTGATCCGGTTTTACCAGTTTTTTCATATGAAGGCGAGAACATTGAATTAAAAGGATTAGGTACTTTTAATGGAGATCAATACGTTACACTCCTAACTTTAAGTGAAACACAGATCCTAAATTTTTTAAGCGGAGACATCAAAAATGGCGAATTAATGATAAGTATTAATGATGAAGAGTCAGGAGAAAATTGTCAGCTTTTGTTAAGTAGTATCAATTCTGATAATGCTAATAAAGTGAACACAAGAAATTTATCGGTCGAAGTAATTCTAGATTTAAAAGGAAGCGTCCTTGAATACACAGGTACACTGGATTTAAGTGAAGAAAAGTATCAAAGACAATTGGAAAAACAGGTTGAAGATTATTTAATAACCAATTCAAAAAAGCTGCTAAGCAAATTACAAGAATATCAGACAGATCCTATTGGAATAGGAAAGTTTGTACGTAATCGTTTATCATATGAAAGATGGAACAAGATGAATTGGAATAAGACTTTCTCAAACTTGAATTTTAAAGTAAAAGTAAAAGTAGATCTGACTAATACAGGAAAATCAAAATGA
- a CDS encoding alanine racemase, with amino-acid sequence MQIHGTFSHLAAADSLLDWDVSFTRAQYKRLKKQRNIRANGYDPGRLHVLNSYGILNHPDMHLQMVRPGIALYGVLSRADNLVKSDVTLLPVLSLKA; translated from the coding sequence TTGCAAATTCATGGAACATTTAGTCATTTAGCCGCGGCGGACAGTCTTCTGGATTGGGATGTTTCCTTCACCCGGGCACAGTATAAGCGTCTTAAAAAACAGCGGAACATACGGGCAAACGGCTATGATCCGGGGAGGCTTCATGTTCTTAATAGTTATGGCATACTCAATCATCCCGACATGCATCTGCAAATGGTTAGACCAGGCATTGCATTGTACGGCGTTCTATCCAGAGCGGACAATCTGGTGAAATCTGACGTAACCCTTCTGCCCGTTTTATCTCTCAAAGCATGA
- the asnB gene encoding asparagine synthase (glutamine-hydrolyzing), with translation MCGFIGYIVSDSKIATTNEIQHLKNMTEIISHRGPNDSGYFVDNDVRFGFRRLSIIDIEGGNQPLSYENERYWIIFNGEIYNYIELREELQGLGYDFKTLSDTEVIISLFSHKREESFKDLRGMFSFLIWDKHKKELFGARDHFGIKPFFYLNDGSSLYCASEMKSITYMKNTPEVNAESLHHYLTYQFVPEPFTMNKNIKKLQPGHYFIKKQGKPMEIKTFWQPSFHPKNISLSTAKKEIQNVLRDSVKMHMRADVPVGAFLSGGIDSSSIVALASEFHPNLKTFTVGFEREGFSEIDLALQTAEELNVEHIHYLVQPEEFLKELPKIIWQMDEPVADPAAVPLYFVAREASKHVKVVLSGEGADELFGGYNIYHEPNSLRHLTSLPSVLVNGLTALAKIFPEGVKGKNYIERGSMSLEERYIGNAKMFSELEKRSLLTNYNKLIHYQDVTRPLYNKSENYHDVHKMQFIDLHTWLRGDILVKADKMTMAHSLELRVPFLDKEVFKVASSLHPNLTVTNGTTKYALREAMKGIVPDSVLKRRKLGFPVPIRHWLKNEMFDWARELIISSETNHLLNKTIILKMLEDHCQDKADYSRKLWTILIFMLWHQIYIEKVIEISDSYELVK, from the coding sequence ATGTGTGGGTTTATAGGATATATAGTCAGTGATTCAAAAATAGCTACAACTAATGAGATTCAACATTTGAAGAATATGACAGAGATTATCAGTCACAGGGGACCAAATGATAGTGGGTATTTTGTTGATAATGATGTTCGTTTTGGATTTAGACGTTTAAGTATTATTGACATAGAAGGTGGAAATCAACCACTTTCCTATGAAAATGAAAGATATTGGATAATTTTTAATGGAGAAATTTATAACTATATCGAGCTTCGAGAAGAATTACAGGGATTAGGTTACGATTTTAAAACTCTATCAGATACAGAGGTGATTATTTCCTTATTTAGCCATAAACGTGAAGAATCTTTTAAAGATTTGAGAGGAATGTTTAGTTTCCTAATATGGGATAAACACAAAAAAGAACTTTTTGGAGCAAGAGATCATTTTGGTATAAAACCCTTCTTCTATTTGAATGACGGTTCTTCACTTTATTGTGCATCTGAAATGAAAAGTATAACCTACATGAAAAATACACCAGAAGTAAACGCTGAAAGTCTTCATCATTATTTAACTTATCAGTTTGTACCTGAGCCTTTTACAATGAATAAAAATATTAAGAAATTGCAACCAGGTCACTACTTTATTAAAAAACAGGGTAAACCAATGGAAATCAAGACATTCTGGCAGCCAAGTTTCCATCCTAAAAATATTTCATTAAGTACCGCTAAAAAAGAAATTCAGAATGTACTACGCGATTCAGTTAAAATGCATATGCGTGCAGATGTACCTGTTGGGGCCTTCTTATCAGGTGGAATTGATTCAAGTTCAATTGTTGCATTAGCTAGTGAATTTCACCCGAATTTAAAGACATTTACAGTCGGTTTTGAAAGGGAAGGATTTAGTGAAATTGATTTAGCTCTTCAAACTGCTGAAGAATTAAATGTAGAACACATTCATTATTTAGTACAACCTGAAGAATTTTTGAAAGAATTACCGAAAATTATTTGGCAAATGGATGAACCTGTGGCAGATCCTGCTGCTGTCCCGCTATATTTCGTGGCACGGGAAGCAAGCAAACATGTCAAAGTTGTATTATCGGGGGAAGGTGCAGATGAATTGTTCGGAGGATACAACATTTATCATGAACCCAATTCATTACGTCATCTTACTTCACTTCCAAGTGTATTAGTAAATGGCCTGACTGCATTAGCGAAAATTTTTCCTGAAGGGGTAAAAGGGAAAAACTATATTGAACGTGGTTCAATGAGTTTAGAAGAGCGATATATTGGGAATGCAAAAATGTTTAGCGAACTTGAAAAAAGAAGTCTTCTGACAAATTACAACAAATTGATTCATTATCAGGATGTTACTAGACCTCTCTATAATAAATCGGAAAACTATCATGATGTACACAAGATGCAATTTATTGATTTGCACACATGGTTACGAGGGGACATTTTAGTAAAAGCAGATAAAATGACTATGGCTCATTCATTAGAATTGCGTGTCCCTTTTCTAGATAAAGAAGTATTCAAGGTTGCATCAAGCTTGCATCCAAATTTAACAGTTACTAATGGGACTACTAAATATGCCTTAAGGGAAGCGATGAAAGGCATAGTTCCAGATAGTGTGCTTAAACGCCGTAAACTTGGTTTTCCTGTCCCAATAAGACACTGGCTAAAAAACGAAATGTTTGATTGGGCACGAGAATTAATTATCTCAAGTGAAACAAATCATCTGTTAAATAAGACTATTATACTTAAGATGCTTGAAGATCACTGCCAAGATAAAGCTGATTACAGCCGAAAGTTATGGACGATATTAATATTTATGCTTTGGCATCAAATTTATATAGAAAAAGTTATTGAAATATCTGATAGTTATGAATTGGTAAAATAA
- a CDS encoding GerAB/ArcD/ProY family transporter, with protein sequence MTVKVEKQFQVSAFFTFFLIHSSQTGVGILNFQNQVIKGAEQDAWISLLITGVTTHIILYIIFKLLDGKNNDLVAVHQYCFGKTMGNILSVFAMVYFWLASLTVFRAYIEVIQIWVYPTIKTWQLCFVFGLTFYYLISSGFRTLTGFSFWGVVLPSFLLFLIYFPIKHMNYIFLLPAFSHSLSELFLSSKAFSLLFLGFEWILMYYPFIKDSNSKNISKWAYLGNLYTIILYLIVTLISFLYFNQEVLQHLPWATLSMVKIVNFPFLERFEYVFIFIWLLVVISPICISLWACTRIVKRAFSVPPKATLIFLLIALIIASINFKEFKSIDPLIDLTANIGTVFVYVYIPFLLVIKWIKNHFHKNKTFSRE encoded by the coding sequence GTGACCGTAAAAGTAGAAAAACAATTTCAAGTTTCCGCTTTTTTCACATTTTTTCTCATTCACTCTTCACAAACAGGCGTTGGTATCCTAAATTTTCAAAATCAAGTTATTAAAGGCGCTGAACAGGATGCTTGGATTTCTTTACTAATAACTGGTGTTACAACCCATATCATACTCTATATTATTTTTAAGCTACTAGATGGGAAAAACAATGATTTAGTAGCTGTTCATCAATATTGCTTTGGAAAAACGATGGGTAACATTTTGTCTGTCTTCGCAATGGTCTATTTCTGGTTAGCTTCTTTGACGGTTTTTCGCGCCTATATTGAAGTCATACAAATATGGGTGTATCCTACGATAAAAACTTGGCAACTTTGTTTCGTGTTTGGACTTACATTTTATTACCTCATATCAAGCGGCTTCCGTACTTTAACTGGCTTTAGTTTCTGGGGAGTTGTTTTACCTTCTTTTCTGCTCTTTTTAATCTATTTCCCAATAAAGCATATGAATTATATTTTTTTACTTCCAGCTTTCAGCCATTCCCTCAGTGAGCTATTTTTATCTTCTAAGGCTTTTTCCCTGCTTTTTCTTGGTTTCGAGTGGATACTGATGTACTATCCTTTTATTAAGGATTCAAATTCCAAAAATATTTCTAAATGGGCATATCTGGGGAATTTATATACAATCATTTTGTATCTAATTGTAACGTTAATTTCATTCCTATACTTCAATCAAGAGGTATTACAGCATTTACCCTGGGCTACTTTATCGATGGTAAAAATTGTTAATTTTCCCTTCCTGGAAAGATTTGAATACGTGTTCATATTTATTTGGTTGTTAGTGGTTATATCCCCTATATGTATTTCTTTGTGGGCTTGTACAAGAATCGTAAAAAGAGCTTTTTCAGTGCCTCCAAAAGCGACTTTAATATTCTTACTTATTGCATTGATCATTGCTTCCATAAACTTTAAAGAATTTAAAAGTATTGATCCTCTCATCGATCTTACGGCTAATATAGGAACTGTTTTTGTATATGTGTATATCCCATTCCTTCTAGTTATAAAATGGATTAAGAATCATTTTCATAAAAATAAGACTTTTTCCAGAGAATAG
- a CDS encoding Ger(x)C family spore germination protein — protein sequence MTNNTFAKKIGCVVLSLVLSGCIPTNIINNVSLMHNVGFDEEEEMLKASVVYPNYYSMSDNPALMTAVAKNPSSLLKELGHKSQFPFEIGQVRLIIFGDKLSRNGLAEVLDTLCKDPKIGITRMAITNGSPDLILSKSLNESPLFLMNLIDKSIENEGIPESDLHVMFDQYFGSGIDMFFPNLIVDSKGNIKVDGMGIFKGDKLVLKISDKETFLLKLMTDRNKRGVYSFNLNMNGHKGNIGVRTIDGEHKVTFIKENLREQAKVSLNLDVELDALPEWINLEKEKDLKFFKNALQKSISNDAELLLKDFQKNGVDPLGLGRIYKVNHRNWTEKSFYERIYPNMAFDVNTNIVVRQTGVGK from the coding sequence ATGACGAATAATACATTCGCAAAAAAAATAGGTTGTGTTGTTCTGTCTCTTGTCCTGTCAGGATGTATACCCACAAATATTATTAATAATGTCTCTTTGATGCATAATGTAGGATTTGATGAAGAAGAAGAGATGTTAAAAGCAAGTGTTGTTTATCCAAATTATTATTCCATGAGTGATAATCCTGCTTTAATGACAGCTGTTGCTAAAAATCCATCTAGTCTACTGAAAGAACTTGGCCATAAGTCTCAATTTCCCTTTGAAATAGGTCAAGTAAGGTTAATAATATTTGGAGATAAACTAAGTAGAAATGGCTTAGCAGAAGTATTGGACACCCTCTGTAAAGATCCAAAGATTGGCATTACCAGAATGGCCATTACAAATGGATCTCCAGATCTAATACTAAGTAAAAGCCTGAATGAGAGTCCGCTATTCTTAATGAATTTGATTGATAAAAGTATTGAAAATGAAGGTATTCCTGAATCAGACCTCCATGTAATGTTTGACCAGTATTTTGGAAGTGGAATTGATATGTTCTTTCCAAATCTTATAGTAGATTCTAAAGGAAATATTAAAGTCGATGGAATGGGGATTTTTAAAGGTGATAAATTAGTACTTAAGATTTCAGATAAAGAAACATTCTTATTAAAATTAATGACAGACAGAAACAAAAGGGGCGTATACAGTTTTAACCTCAACATGAATGGACACAAAGGTAATATTGGGGTCAGAACTATTGATGGAGAACATAAGGTAACGTTTATCAAGGAAAATCTCCGTGAACAAGCAAAAGTGAGCCTAAATTTAGATGTAGAACTTGATGCTTTGCCCGAATGGATCAATTTGGAAAAGGAAAAAGATTTAAAATTTTTTAAAAACGCCTTACAGAAATCAATTTCAAACGACGCTGAATTACTTCTTAAGGATTTTCAAAAAAATGGTGTAGATCCTTTAGGTTTAGGAAGAATATATAAAGTCAATCACAGAAATTGGACCGAGAAGAGCTTTTACGAAAGGATTTATCCTAATATGGCGTTTGATGTAAATACTAATATTGTCGTTAGACAAACAGGGGTGGGAAAATAG
- a CDS encoding spore germination protein, whose protein sequence is MFKKKNNQNPEENQTPAEIVKRAKKSSDFKEIKKNVSGIQIYILYFTTLIDHKTMERVLLPYINEYEKKKDQFLAINQFINNLPLEDVIRTQDAIEIEEKIHQGYVLIKFENTSEDCLLVNVNNLSKGLRESNETENEFNVIGPKLGFVESLDTNILLLRTKIKSPLLTTEELVLGTLSKTRVIIVYLDGITNEEHIETVKKRLSEIDFDIIWDTSAIDQIIRDNSHTPFPLYLTTERLDRLSYSLTSGQVVILSDGSPYAISGPSTILDFFLSSEDYYYNWVIGSFFRFTRIFAIIFSIFSSSIYVAVVTFHYEVIPADLLGPLIESRANVPFPPLLEVLFLEMTIELLREAGARLPTKVGQTLGIVGGIVIGQAAVSAALTSNILLIIIALSALASFTTPSMVMSNTIRILRFPFIIMSSLLGGLGIMIGFTVLLCHLFKLKSFETPYMVPLYPFRVNNLSDSIFRPPFNKLNKRPDYLRPKDKMKYSPIKRNKKKEDINDE, encoded by the coding sequence ATGTTTAAGAAAAAAAATAATCAGAATCCTGAAGAAAATCAAACACCTGCAGAAATAGTGAAAAGAGCTAAAAAATCATCTGATTTTAAAGAGATTAAAAAAAATGTTTCAGGAATCCAGATATATATTTTATACTTCACTACACTTATTGATCACAAGACTATGGAACGTGTACTTCTTCCATATATTAATGAATATGAAAAAAAGAAAGACCAATTTCTAGCTATTAATCAATTTATAAACAACCTTCCTCTTGAAGATGTAATTAGAACTCAGGATGCAATAGAAATCGAAGAGAAAATTCATCAAGGATATGTACTAATTAAATTTGAAAATACCTCTGAAGATTGTCTTTTAGTAAACGTAAACAATTTATCTAAAGGGCTTAGAGAATCTAATGAAACTGAGAATGAGTTTAATGTTATAGGGCCAAAATTAGGGTTTGTTGAAAGTCTTGATACTAATATTCTTTTACTTCGAACTAAGATAAAATCTCCTTTATTAACTACTGAAGAATTGGTGCTGGGCACACTGTCAAAAACAAGAGTTATCATTGTTTATTTAGATGGTATTACAAATGAAGAACATATAGAAACAGTAAAAAAAAGACTCTCTGAAATAGATTTTGATATTATTTGGGATACTTCCGCAATAGACCAAATAATTAGAGATAATTCTCATACTCCTTTCCCACTTTACTTGACTACAGAGAGGCTAGATAGACTTTCTTATTCACTCACTTCGGGCCAAGTAGTTATATTAAGTGATGGTTCACCATACGCAATATCCGGGCCTTCTACCATACTCGATTTTTTTCTCTCATCTGAAGATTATTATTATAACTGGGTTATTGGGTCATTCTTTCGTTTCACACGAATATTTGCGATCATCTTTTCAATCTTTTCTTCCTCTATTTATGTTGCGGTTGTGACGTTTCACTATGAGGTGATACCCGCGGATTTACTAGGTCCGCTAATAGAGTCCAGAGCAAACGTTCCATTTCCGCCGTTATTGGAAGTTCTTTTTTTAGAAATGACAATTGAATTATTAAGAGAGGCAGGAGCCAGGTTGCCTACTAAGGTAGGACAAACATTGGGAATTGTTGGAGGTATTGTCATTGGACAGGCAGCAGTTTCTGCAGCACTGACAAGTAATATTTTATTAATTATTATCGCTTTATCTGCCTTAGCTTCTTTCACTACACCATCTATGGTTATGTCCAACACAATTCGAATATTAAGATTTCCCTTTATCATTATGTCATCATTACTAGGCGGGTTAGGTATTATGATAGGTTTTACAGTGTTACTATGTCATTTGTTTAAACTAAAATCTTTTGAAACGCCTTATATGGTTCCTTTGTATCCGTTTCGTGTCAATAATTTATCAGATAGTATTTTTAGGCCACCTTTTAATAAATTAAATAAAAGGCCAGATTATTTGAGACCTAAAGATAAAATGAAATATTCCCCAATAAAGAGAAACAAAAAGAAGGAGGATATTAATGACGAATAA
- a CDS encoding RrF2 family transcriptional regulator encodes MQYSVGVEYALHCLVYLIGVPSKESIGIKDLAEFQGLSETFLSKVFAKLSKAGIVSSVPGVKGGYRLSKSPEDISFWDVVEAVEGPKPIFQCKNIKDNGYLNRENCCTSPSSCTINLVMLSAEEKMRDFLRSKTLAWLNEELDRVLSKQIREDTWKYFSKSSI; translated from the coding sequence ATGCAATATAGTGTCGGCGTTGAATATGCTTTACATTGTCTGGTTTATTTAATTGGTGTTCCTTCTAAGGAAAGTATTGGAATAAAGGATTTGGCAGAATTTCAGGGGCTTTCTGAGACATTTCTTTCAAAAGTTTTCGCTAAATTATCAAAGGCTGGTATTGTAAGTTCTGTCCCTGGCGTAAAGGGAGGGTATAGGTTATCTAAGTCCCCAGAAGATATTTCCTTTTGGGATGTAGTTGAAGCAGTTGAAGGTCCTAAGCCTATTTTTCAATGTAAAAATATAAAAGATAATGGTTATTTGAATAGAGAAAACTGTTGTACATCTCCCTCCTCTTGTACCATTAATTTAGTTATGCTCTCTGCGGAAGAAAAAATGCGTGATTTTTTGCGTAGTAAAACACTTGCATGGTTAAATGAAGAGCTTGATCGTGTCTTATCCAAACAAATTCGTGAAGATACTTGGAAATATTTTTCGAAGAGCAGCATATAA